Proteins co-encoded in one bacterium genomic window:
- a CDS encoding NADH-quinone oxidoreductase subunit H produces the protein MLIDILIVILKAAVVLGALLHLAALTIWVERKGAALIQDRQGANRAAIFGFDLAGILNTLVADPVKALFKEDWVPRGASPFLHAMGPFLAVFPVLISFAVIPFGPSLFIGGEEYRLQLANLNVGILYVFAMGSLAVYGVVLAGWVSENKFSLFGGLRASAQMISYEVTLGLSIIAVLCIYGTLDLYKIVHLQNGTFLGVLPNWGVFLNPIGFLVFFFSIMAETKRAPFDLPESESELVAGYLTEYSGMKFLLFWLGEFAEIVVASALVVLLFFGGYELPYVSIHNLPSDLWGILPQWFNQVNFQWAPLVGALIFGAKVSVFCVLQVIIRWTLPRFRYDQLMDLCWKIMLPITLVNIVITAALVVAGFYN, from the coding sequence ATGTTAATTGATATTTTAATTGTAATTTTGAAGGCTGCAGTTGTGCTTGGAGCACTTTTGCATTTGGCTGCACTGACAATTTGGGTGGAGCGCAAAGGAGCCGCACTAATACAAGACCGCCAAGGAGCAAATCGCGCGGCAATCTTTGGTTTTGACCTTGCAGGTATTTTAAATACCTTAGTTGCAGATCCGGTGAAGGCGCTTTTTAAAGAAGATTGGGTTCCGCGTGGGGCCAGTCCGTTTCTACATGCGATGGGACCATTTCTTGCAGTGTTTCCTGTTTTGATTTCTTTTGCAGTGATTCCCTTTGGACCTTCACTTTTCATCGGTGGAGAAGAGTATCGCTTACAGCTTGCCAATTTGAATGTGGGCATTCTTTATGTTTTTGCCATGGGATCGCTTGCTGTGTATGGCGTTGTTTTGGCGGGATGGGTTTCCGAAAATAAATTTTCGCTTTTTGGGGGCTTACGCGCCAGTGCCCAAATGATTTCTTATGAAGTCACACTGGGTCTAAGTATTATTGCCGTGCTTTGTATTTACGGCACGCTCGATCTCTATAAAATCGTACACTTACAAAACGGAACTTTTCTGGGAGTGCTTCCCAATTGGGGGGTATTTTTAAATCCAATCGGCTTTTTGGTCTTCTTCTTCTCAATTATGGCCGAGACCAAGCGTGCACCTTTTGATTTACCGGAAAGCGAGAGCGAATTAGTGGCGGGCTATCTTACTGAATATTCGGGAATGAAGTTTTTGCTTTTTTGGCTGGGAGAATTTGCTGAGATTGTCGTGGCTTCGGCCCTCGTGGTACTACTCTTCTTTGGTGGATACGAACTGCCCTATGTTTCGATTCATAATCTACCGTCTGACCTCTGGGGGATCCTCCCGCAGTGGTTTAATCAAGTAAATTTTCAATGGGCGCCCTTAGTTGGAGCGTTGATTTTTGGAGCAAAAGTTTCTGTATTCTGTGTCTTGCAGGTAATTATCCGTTGGACTTTGCCACGGTTTCGTTACGATCAACTCATGGATTTGTGTTGGAAAATCATGCTGCCAATTACTTTAGTCAATATTGTGATTACGGCGGCTTTAGTTGTTGCTGGATTTTATAACTAA
- the nuoE gene encoding NADH-quinone oxidoreductase subunit NuoE, whose translation MLSEEYRSRLKEIKAKYPDTRSAVMPALYLAQEALGSVTDEAISWVAKELALPPAHVLEVATFYTMYYKKPVGRYHIQVCRTLSCMVCGARQITAYIKERFKIAAGQITADGMWSYEEVECLGSCGTAPMLQINDVFFENLTTEKFAQLLDRIEREQPDLRYSTLRAELGNGLVGCPKSEIAEALK comes from the coding sequence ATGTTAAGCGAAGAATATCGGTCGAGATTAAAAGAAATTAAAGCTAAATACCCTGACACGCGTTCGGCCGTAATGCCGGCCTTATATCTAGCGCAAGAAGCGCTTGGGTCAGTCACTGATGAGGCAATTAGTTGGGTTGCAAAGGAATTAGCTTTACCTCCTGCGCATGTTCTTGAAGTCGCAACCTTTTACACCATGTATTACAAAAAACCTGTTGGGCGTTATCACATCCAGGTCTGCCGAACGCTTTCATGTATGGTTTGTGGTGCGCGTCAAATTACAGCTTACATCAAGGAGCGCTTCAAGATTGCTGCTGGACAAATTACTGCTGATGGCATGTGGAGTTATGAGGAAGTTGAGTGTTTAGGTAGTTGCGGCACAGCTCCAATGCTGCAAATTAATGACGTTTTTTTCGAAAATCTGACTACTGAGAAATTCGCTCAATTGCTTGATCGCATTGAAAGAGAACAACCCGACCTAAGATATTCAACGCTCAGGGCTGAGCTTGGTAATGGGCTAGTAGGTTGTCCAAAATCCGAAATTGCTGAGGCACTGAAATAG
- a CDS encoding (2Fe-2S)-binding protein, translated as MSTEAKNSETLVNLTIDQRQVSVPKGTNLIEAAKLAGVEIPYYCYHPHLSVAGNCRMCQCKVGGKIGDGGKLSIACNTQVQEGMVVYTQQSAPEVAEAQRATLEFILINHPLDCTVCDQAGHCKLQDYYYDYNAEPSRFTEEKVHKVKAEPLGPEVMLDGERCILCSRCVRFCDEITETSELGMFNRGDHTVIGVVPGKELTNPLAGSVVDLCPVGALTHRRWRFNTRIWYTDQVDTICVGCSTGCNVKVATRDGEFVQIKSRLNSAVNQEWLCDEGRYGFDRFQPKTRSLTPTAAGQSINLEQALKLAQQALSGQGALAVFLSPLLTVEDIFAISQLVTKSLGGNLADVAVQIRERSLTAVEAKLVSPDYAPNAYGAQLILNPAASAKYVENFRAELEKRYLELLERVRSGGISRILLVGHEAIRDVDIDAKLREVLRASSTVVLSAKAPVGENFEALAKVVFPTRSVYEKDGTMINSSGRIQRLKTVLKASQNLLPIWEIVKKLSAEIGAPAISNNVTDDRSFFRSMVEQLSLLEGLTLAEIGDQGVSIYDRSVKASDRRDATAKNFASSAVI; from the coding sequence ATGAGCACTGAAGCAAAAAATTCTGAAACCTTAGTTAATCTCACGATTGATCAACGGCAAGTGAGTGTTCCGAAGGGCACGAACTTGATTGAAGCGGCAAAGTTGGCAGGGGTTGAAATCCCCTATTATTGCTATCATCCGCATCTTTCTGTCGCCGGCAACTGTCGGATGTGTCAGTGTAAGGTTGGAGGTAAAATTGGTGATGGTGGTAAGCTCAGCATCGCCTGTAATACACAAGTGCAAGAAGGCATGGTTGTGTATACCCAGCAATCTGCACCAGAAGTTGCCGAGGCACAGCGTGCAACCTTGGAATTTATCTTAATTAATCACCCATTAGATTGCACAGTCTGCGATCAAGCTGGCCACTGCAAGTTGCAAGATTACTACTACGACTATAACGCTGAGCCTTCGCGATTTACCGAGGAAAAAGTTCACAAGGTTAAGGCTGAGCCACTTGGACCAGAAGTAATGCTCGATGGGGAGCGTTGCATTCTTTGTTCGCGTTGCGTCCGCTTCTGCGATGAAATTACAGAAACATCAGAATTGGGCATGTTTAATCGTGGAGATCATACAGTGATTGGCGTTGTTCCTGGTAAAGAACTGACTAATCCGCTTGCTGGGTCAGTTGTTGATCTTTGTCCAGTTGGCGCTTTAACGCATCGACGTTGGAGATTTAACACGCGAATTTGGTACACCGACCAAGTCGATACTATCTGTGTCGGCTGTTCGACGGGCTGTAACGTTAAAGTTGCCACACGGGACGGTGAGTTTGTGCAGATCAAATCGCGCTTGAATTCGGCGGTAAACCAGGAATGGCTCTGTGATGAGGGGCGTTATGGTTTTGATCGCTTCCAACCCAAGACGCGAAGCTTAACTCCGACCGCTGCAGGGCAAAGTATTAATCTTGAGCAGGCGCTAAAGCTTGCGCAGCAGGCACTGTCAGGACAAGGAGCACTTGCAGTTTTTCTATCACCACTGCTTACTGTAGAAGATATTTTTGCGATTAGTCAGCTTGTCACAAAATCGCTTGGTGGGAATTTAGCAGACGTTGCAGTGCAAATTCGCGAACGATCGCTTACGGCGGTTGAAGCTAAACTTGTTAGTCCAGATTATGCCCCGAATGCTTACGGCGCGCAGTTGATACTGAATCCAGCAGCGTCGGCCAAGTATGTAGAAAATTTTAGAGCAGAATTAGAAAAGCGCTACCTCGAATTACTTGAGCGTGTGCGCAGTGGCGGAATCAGTCGTATTCTCCTTGTTGGGCATGAAGCAATTCGTGACGTTGATATTGATGCAAAGCTTCGTGAAGTCTTACGGGCGAGTTCAACGGTAGTGCTCTCGGCCAAGGCCCCAGTCGGAGAGAATTTTGAAGCCCTCGCAAAAGTAGTTTTTCCGACGCGTAGCGTTTACGAGAAAGATGGCACGATGATTAATTCAAGCGGACGAATTCAACGCTTGAAAACGGTCTTAAAAGCTTCCCAGAATTTGCTGCCAATTTGGGAAATTGTAAAAAAACTAAGTGCCGAGATCGGCGCACCTGCAATTTCTAATAATGTCACAGATGATCGCTCGTTTTTTAGGTCAATGGTCGAGCAACTGAGCCTGCTTGAAGGTTTGACGCTTGCAGAGATTGGCGATCAAGGTGTGAGCATTTATGACCGTAGTGTAAAGGCCTCTGATCGCAGAGATGCTACAGCTAAAAATTTCGCCAGCAGCGCAGTAATTTAA
- the nuoL gene encoding NADH-quinone oxidoreductase subunit L has product MWLIPLIPLLGAAFVWLFCSARPGRHALAGWIATAAALGSFAIALQFFFALPANGEILSPLWHWFTIGGASIEFALRFDRLSALMCLIITGVGSLIHLYAIGYMAEDQSRPRFFSYLNLFLFAMLVLVLGDSLPLMFVGWEGVGLCSYLLIGFWFENPENAKAGQKAFIVNRIGDAGFIIGMFTLLAATGSLTFSELVGGPKLDSWTYELAAFCLFIGAMGKSAQIPLYVWLPDAMAGPTPVSALIHAATMVTAGVYMMARMEFVYSNAPITSTLIMSIGALTAFFAATIALVQNDIKKVLAYSTVSQLGYMFMAMGAGAYSMGMFHVTTHAFFKACLFMGAGSVIIGCHHEQDLRHFGGLWKKMPLTFITYLVATLAIAGIPPLSGFFSKDLILWSVFSDHSYASKVMVFEGLALNQLLWGLGLLTAFLTAFYMTRSLVLTFFGNYRGHAHPHESPWVVTLPLIVLAFLSAGFGYLAGHDFLHYLEHWTRKDLVQIDHHDETYHQLELISIIVAAAGFLLAFLLYAFVPQLVAGLARSFRQIYRLLLNKWWVDEFYEAVIVRPLTFLANLSFAAIDRGAIDGTVNGVGNFVDANGEALRAVHTGRLQQYAAFMFVGLLLLAVVYLLFSGI; this is encoded by the coding sequence ATGTGGCTAATTCCTTTAATCCCCCTCTTGGGGGCAGCATTTGTTTGGCTTTTTTGCTCAGCTCGACCTGGTCGACATGCGCTTGCCGGCTGGATTGCTACAGCTGCTGCGCTAGGTAGTTTTGCTATTGCCCTTCAGTTTTTCTTTGCACTACCTGCTAACGGCGAAATTTTAAGTCCACTCTGGCATTGGTTTACAATTGGTGGCGCTTCGATTGAGTTTGCACTGCGTTTCGACCGACTCTCGGCCCTGATGTGCTTAATTATCACAGGTGTGGGCTCGCTGATTCATCTCTATGCGATCGGCTATATGGCTGAAGATCAAAGCAGACCGAGATTTTTCAGTTATTTAAATCTATTTTTATTCGCGATGTTGGTACTTGTGCTCGGAGACAGTTTGCCCTTGATGTTTGTCGGTTGGGAGGGAGTGGGGCTTTGTTCATATTTACTGATTGGTTTTTGGTTTGAAAATCCAGAAAATGCCAAAGCTGGGCAGAAAGCTTTTATCGTAAACCGGATTGGAGATGCTGGCTTTATTATCGGAATGTTTACGCTTTTGGCTGCCACAGGCTCACTTACCTTTAGTGAGCTTGTAGGTGGTCCAAAGTTAGATAGCTGGACTTATGAGCTTGCTGCATTTTGCCTATTCATTGGTGCTATGGGTAAAAGTGCGCAAATCCCACTTTATGTTTGGCTACCCGATGCGATGGCCGGTCCTACGCCAGTTTCTGCATTAATTCATGCGGCTACAATGGTGACAGCAGGCGTATATATGATGGCGCGGATGGAGTTTGTCTACTCCAATGCGCCAATTACTTCGACTCTGATTATGTCCATTGGTGCGTTAACGGCTTTTTTTGCTGCGACGATTGCGCTCGTGCAAAATGATATTAAAAAAGTTTTGGCATATTCAACTGTCAGTCAGCTGGGCTACATGTTTATGGCAATGGGTGCGGGTGCTTATAGCATGGGCATGTTTCATGTTACGACTCATGCCTTCTTCAAGGCCTGTCTTTTCATGGGCGCCGGGTCGGTAATCATTGGCTGTCATCACGAACAGGATCTGCGACACTTTGGCGGACTCTGGAAAAAAATGCCCCTGACTTTTATTACTTATTTGGTAGCAACACTTGCTATTGCAGGTATTCCGCCACTGTCTGGATTTTTCTCTAAAGACTTAATCCTCTGGAGTGTTTTTTCTGATCATAGCTATGCTTCGAAAGTCATGGTGTTTGAGGGGCTTGCACTGAATCAATTACTATGGGGACTTGGCTTACTGACGGCTTTTCTTACCGCGTTTTATATGACGCGTTCCTTAGTCTTAACTTTCTTTGGAAACTACCGTGGGCACGCACATCCGCATGAGTCCCCCTGGGTGGTGACGCTTCCACTAATTGTCCTAGCTTTTTTATCCGCTGGATTTGGTTATTTAGCGGGGCATGATTTTCTCCACTATCTAGAGCACTGGACGCGTAAAGATCTAGTACAGATCGATCACCATGATGAGACCTATCACCAATTAGAGTTGATTTCGATTATTGTGGCAGCCGCTGGTTTTCTTCTAGCGTTTTTACTTTACGCTTTTGTGCCACAATTAGTAGCCGGACTGGCACGCTCATTTAGACAGATTTATCGGTTGTTACTGAATAAATGGTGGGTCGATGAATTCTACGAAGCAGTTATCGTTCGGCCATTGACGTTTCTAGCTAATCTGAGTTTTGCAGCGATCGATCGCGGTGCGATTGATGGCACAGTTAACGGGGTCGGTAATTTTGTTGACGCAAATGGTGAGGCCTTACGGGCTGTGCACACCGGACGACTGCAGCAATATGCAGCTTTTATGTTTGTCGGACTCTTGCTTTTAGCAGTCGTCTATTTATTGTTTTCAGGAATCTAA
- the nuoK gene encoding NADH-quinone oxidoreductase subunit NuoK: MGKRSSRVNPVIANSFLLTPLTFYLGLGAVLFSLGAIGVLIRKNVIVILMCIELMLNGVNLTFIALGRHFQDLDTHIFTVMIMAVAAAEASIGLAIVVSIFRNFLSTNVADANELRG; the protein is encoded by the coding sequence ATGGGAAAAAGGAGCAGCCGAGTGAATCCAGTAATCGCTAATTCGTTTTTGTTGACACCACTTACTTTTTACCTCGGTCTGGGTGCCGTACTTTTTAGTCTAGGGGCGATTGGTGTTTTAATTCGTAAGAACGTGATTGTTATTTTGATGTGCATCGAATTAATGCTTAACGGTGTTAACCTGACCTTTATCGCTCTTGGTCGACATTTCCAAGACTTAGACACGCATATTTTTACAGTCATGATTATGGCTGTCGCGGCGGCAGAAGCTAGTATTGGTCTAGCAATTGTTGTTTCGATTTTTAGAAATTTTCTTTCCACTAATGTGGCAGATGCAAATGAGCTTAGAGGTTAG
- the nuoF gene encoding NADH-quinone oxidoreductase subunit NuoF: protein MSDHLILTKNIHHANQASLAGYESRGGYAAIRKALQLKAEDLITEVKNSGLRGRGGAGFPTGTKWGFVPKNTGKPIYLLNNADESEPGTFKDRLLMERDPHLCIEGMMIAAFALGSHWAAFYIRGEYAYPTRQIDRALEEAYAKGYLGKNIFGSSYDLEIVTHRGAGAYICGEETALIESLEGNKGQPRIKPPFPAVSGLYACPTVVNNTETLAALPYIIQNGAQAYRKFGTEKSPGTKLFSASGHINKPGVYEVPLGYPLLEFIEKECGGVRGGKKLKAVIPGGSSVPVLRADELAGVKLDYESIAAAGSMLGSGGFIVLDETTDMVDACLNLQHFYTHESCGQCTPCREGARWVEKIVKRIGSGQGKTGDPLLLEDVTRQIAGHTICPFGDALVTPVLSFMKKFPEEFNSKIEKAVSRPLLKVLSPQGEGEETAAEFGVQG from the coding sequence ATGAGCGATCATTTGATTCTGACAAAAAACATCCATCATGCAAATCAGGCGAGCTTAGCTGGCTATGAGTCACGTGGTGGTTATGCTGCGATTCGTAAGGCGCTGCAACTTAAGGCTGAAGATCTGATCACTGAGGTAAAGAACTCGGGTCTGCGTGGGCGTGGTGGCGCGGGTTTTCCTACGGGAACGAAGTGGGGCTTTGTTCCAAAAAATACAGGCAAACCAATTTATCTTTTAAATAATGCTGACGAAAGTGAGCCGGGAACGTTTAAGGACCGCTTGCTGATGGAGCGTGACCCACATCTTTGCATTGAAGGAATGATGATTGCGGCATTTGCTTTAGGCTCGCACTGGGCAGCTTTCTATATTCGTGGCGAGTATGCTTATCCCACCCGACAAATTGACCGGGCCCTCGAGGAGGCCTATGCCAAAGGATATTTAGGAAAAAACATTTTTGGATCTAGCTATGACCTCGAGATCGTCACGCATCGTGGTGCTGGTGCCTACATTTGCGGTGAAGAAACAGCGCTGATTGAGTCACTTGAGGGTAATAAAGGACAGCCGCGGATTAAGCCGCCATTTCCTGCAGTAAGCGGACTTTATGCTTGCCCGACAGTTGTGAATAATACTGAAACTTTGGCAGCACTTCCCTATATTATTCAAAATGGGGCCCAGGCCTATCGTAAATTTGGTACAGAAAAATCTCCAGGCACAAAACTTTTTAGCGCCTCCGGGCACATCAATAAGCCGGGAGTTTATGAAGTGCCGCTGGGGTATCCTTTACTCGAGTTTATTGAAAAAGAATGTGGCGGAGTGCGCGGCGGTAAAAAACTCAAGGCTGTTATTCCTGGTGGATCCTCTGTGCCGGTCTTAAGGGCAGATGAGCTTGCTGGGGTGAAGCTCGACTACGAATCGATTGCAGCTGCAGGCAGTATGCTCGGGTCTGGTGGTTTTATTGTGTTGGATGAGACTACCGATATGGTTGATGCCTGTTTAAATTTGCAGCATTTTTATACACACGAATCTTGCGGTCAGTGTACCCCATGTCGAGAAGGGGCGCGCTGGGTTGAGAAAATCGTGAAACGTATTGGCTCAGGGCAAGGTAAGACAGGGGATCCTTTATTACTGGAGGATGTTACTAGGCAAATTGCTGGACACACAATTTGTCCTTTTGGGGATGCCTTAGTAACGCCAGTTTTGAGTTTTATGAAAAAATTCCCTGAAGAGTTTAATTCGAAAATTGAAAAAGCTGTTTCGCGTCCACTGCTCAAGGTGCTGAGTCCTCAAGGCGAAGGGGAGGAGACGGCAGCAGAATTTGGGGTCCAAGGGTAG
- a CDS encoding NADH-quinone oxidoreductase subunit M translates to MYPTSLDYTNPGLLTMLMLLPFFGACCMFFVPVKEERFARLFASIFAFSSLLLSCLIASDYTIKSSGYQFVEKLPFITNIGADYVVGIDGLSLVMLLLTTAICFLVILASSSVHKNIRSYLGCILFLETGMIGTFIALDALTFYVFWEIMLVPMYFIIGVWGGERRVYAAIKFVLYTAIGSILMLVAMVYVAYQSQLQFGQMTFYLGDWLRLSFSPTEQLYLFIAFALAFAIKIPVFPFHTWLPDAHVEAPTGGSVILAAVMLKMGVYGLVRYAIPLFPEGFTYCLPVIFLLGVVGIVLGALFAWVQTDIKKLIAYSSVSHLGFCVVGLCAFNFDGIQGALLQLVNHGVSTGALFLLVGVLYDRRHTRLISDYGGLAKKVPHFATLFLIFTLSSIGLPLTNGFIGEFMVLAGSYQADKVYGLIAVSGVVLGALYMLSLYRRVVFGELDQAKNGELTDITFTERLVFAPLLVAVFALGLFPTLVLDLLEPTSRNLISEVGQR, encoded by the coding sequence ATGTATCCAACTAGTCTCGACTACACAAATCCTGGTCTCTTAACGATGCTCATGCTTTTGCCATTCTTTGGCGCCTGCTGCATGTTTTTTGTGCCTGTTAAAGAGGAGCGCTTTGCTCGACTGTTTGCCTCAATTTTTGCCTTTTCCAGTCTATTGCTGAGTTGTTTGATTGCATCAGACTACACGATTAAGTCTAGTGGTTATCAGTTTGTAGAAAAATTACCTTTTATTACAAATATCGGAGCAGATTACGTTGTAGGGATCGATGGGCTAAGCCTGGTGATGCTGCTGTTGACAACAGCAATTTGTTTTCTTGTTATTCTGGCCTCAAGTAGCGTGCATAAGAATATCCGCTCGTACCTGGGCTGCATACTATTTCTCGAGACTGGAATGATTGGTACCTTTATAGCCTTAGATGCCTTAACGTTTTACGTCTTTTGGGAAATTATGCTCGTGCCGATGTATTTTATCATCGGTGTCTGGGGTGGAGAGCGGCGAGTCTACGCCGCAATTAAGTTTGTACTCTATACAGCAATCGGCAGCATCTTGATGTTGGTAGCAATGGTTTATGTCGCCTACCAAAGTCAACTTCAGTTTGGGCAGATGACTTTTTACTTGGGAGACTGGCTGCGCTTGAGTTTTTCTCCGACTGAGCAGTTGTATTTGTTTATTGCATTTGCGCTTGCCTTTGCCATTAAAATTCCAGTTTTTCCATTTCATACCTGGCTGCCGGATGCGCACGTTGAAGCACCAACTGGTGGTTCTGTAATACTAGCTGCAGTCATGTTAAAAATGGGTGTCTATGGACTTGTGCGCTACGCCATTCCGCTTTTCCCTGAGGGCTTTACATATTGCTTGCCGGTAATCTTTTTGCTCGGAGTCGTCGGGATAGTGCTTGGAGCATTATTTGCCTGGGTGCAGACCGATATCAAGAAGCTCATTGCCTATTCTTCTGTCAGTCACCTCGGGTTTTGTGTAGTTGGACTCTGTGCTTTTAATTTTGACGGCATTCAAGGAGCGCTTTTGCAGCTTGTCAATCACGGAGTTTCAACCGGGGCGCTATTTCTTTTAGTTGGAGTGCTCTATGACAGGCGTCATACACGACTGATTTCTGACTACGGCGGCTTGGCCAAGAAAGTTCCGCATTTTGCAACTTTATTTTTAATTTTTACCCTCAGTTCGATTGGGCTTCCACTGACTAATGGTTTTATCGGTGAGTTTATGGTGCTAGCTGGCAGCTACCAAGCAGATAAAGTTTATGGACTGATTGCAGTGTCTGGAGTTGTGCTCGGAGCGCTTTACATGCTTTCACTTTACCGGCGCGTTGTCTTCGGTGAACTCGACCAGGCAAAAAACGGGGAACTTACAGATATTACCTTTACAGAAAGGCTGGTGTTTGCGCCACTACTTGTAGCTGTTTTTGCTTTGGGACTTTTCCCGACATTGGTGCTTGATCTACTTGAACCGACAAGCCGAAATTTAATCTCAGAGGTTGGCCAACGATGA
- a CDS encoding NADH-quinone oxidoreductase subunit N, whose amino-acid sequence MTTKDIIASAPYVAMVLGAISLMIFGDRSAKDKDAVSIRAALGSFWCLIALILTFPAIANPGSTFSGLIMFDGFTFVLVLILLLGTMLSLLLTDGTLAAQRLERTADLEALMIFATLGGMVMVSAAELITLFIGLELLSISVYALAGMARTERASAEAALKYFVLGSFSSAFMLYGIALIYGVTGSTELLAIGNALHGQPSVLLLLGFAFLVFGFGFKVSLVPFHFWTPDVYQGSPLSATAYMAVVVKTAAFGAFLRVMLTSFSQLDYYTGPFIWTLAVATMSVGNLLALRQDSVKRMLAYSSIAHAGYLLMGVLVLANQFGGAESIVFYLLTYTLMTIGSFGVVLLLTLGSTRQYSADSIQSLRGKGWTSPFLALCLTISLLSLGGIPPLAGFMGKLYMFKAAITGGYTGLVIIAALNSVISLYYYLRIVVVMYFQEAKANESIVHVQLRFAPVAAIAIVSAGMCYIGIFASQYYGLAEYAIGSVR is encoded by the coding sequence ATGACAACAAAAGACATAATTGCGTCAGCTCCGTATGTTGCGATGGTACTTGGTGCCATTAGTTTAATGATTTTTGGGGATCGATCGGCAAAAGACAAGGACGCTGTCAGTATTCGGGCGGCACTCGGATCGTTTTGGTGTCTGATTGCCTTGATCTTGACTTTCCCGGCGATTGCTAATCCTGGGTCGACCTTCTCTGGGTTGATTATGTTTGACGGGTTTACCTTCGTCTTGGTCTTAATTTTGCTTTTAGGAACAATGCTGAGTTTGCTTTTAACTGATGGGACTCTAGCGGCTCAGCGTTTGGAGCGGACTGCTGATCTCGAGGCGCTGATGATTTTCGCCACACTTGGCGGGATGGTCATGGTTTCTGCTGCCGAGTTAATTACACTGTTTATTGGCCTAGAGCTTTTATCAATCTCGGTCTATGCGCTTGCCGGAATGGCTCGCACGGAGCGTGCGTCGGCTGAGGCCGCACTGAAGTATTTTGTGCTCGGATCTTTTAGCTCGGCATTTATGCTCTATGGCATCGCGCTAATTTATGGAGTGACTGGCTCGACTGAATTGCTTGCGATTGGTAATGCCTTGCATGGACAGCCTTCTGTGCTCTTACTTTTAGGCTTTGCTTTTCTCGTCTTTGGTTTTGGTTTTAAAGTCAGCTTAGTGCCATTCCACTTTTGGACCCCAGACGTTTATCAAGGCTCTCCATTATCTGCTACCGCGTACATGGCAGTAGTGGTGAAGACTGCAGCATTCGGAGCATTCTTGCGCGTGATGCTCACCAGCTTTAGCCAGCTTGATTATTACACAGGTCCTTTTATCTGGACTTTAGCTGTGGCTACAATGAGTGTTGGAAATTTACTGGCACTTCGTCAAGATAGCGTTAAGCGCATGCTTGCCTATTCAAGCATCGCACACGCTGGCTATTTGTTAATGGGCGTTCTCGTATTAGCTAATCAATTCGGCGGTGCAGAATCAATTGTTTTTTACTTACTGACTTATACCTTAATGACTATTGGTTCATTCGGAGTGGTTTTGCTTTTAACCTTAGGCTCTACGCGGCAATACAGCGCAGATAGTATTCAGAGTTTACGCGGTAAGGGTTGGACCAGCCCATTTTTAGCATTGTGCTTAACGATTAGCTTGCTCTCCCTGGGCGGGATTCCACCGCTGGCTGGCTTTATGGGCAAACTTTACATGTTTAAGGCTGCAATCACTGGTGGTTATACAGGCTTAGTGATTATTGCAGCGCTAAATTCTGTGATTTCACTTTATTATTACCTGCGGATTGTGGTTGTGATGTATTTTCAGGAGGCCAAGGCTAACGAGTCGATTGTGCATGTGCAATTACGCTTTGCGCCAGTAGCAGCAATTGCAATTGTCAGTGCTGGAATGTGCTACATCGGCATTTTTGCCAGCCAGTATTATGGATTAGCTGAATATGCTATAGGGTCAGTCAGATGA
- a CDS encoding NADH-quinone oxidoreductase subunit J, giving the protein MDFWMIILGLLTVIAGLGVVLARKPLNSALCLVVTLFLLACHFALLDAHFVAAIQVLVYAGAIMVLVIFVIMLLGLNSPGDEKILKSPWTWVYGAFGFGLVSLIVAYSLLEHRLTQSAQVASAVQQDLASYGSTEQIGKLLFEKFIFQFEITSVLLLAAIVGAVALALEAKQGLPAGRGLSAVRKTNHGKKEQPSESSNR; this is encoded by the coding sequence ATGGATTTTTGGATGATTATTTTAGGGCTACTGACAGTGATTGCAGGACTAGGTGTAGTCTTAGCGCGTAAACCCCTAAATAGTGCACTCTGCCTGGTTGTCACATTATTCCTACTCGCCTGTCACTTTGCTTTGCTTGACGCGCACTTTGTCGCTGCAATCCAAGTTCTGGTTTATGCGGGCGCGATTATGGTCTTAGTGATTTTCGTGATTATGCTGCTTGGTTTAAATAGCCCTGGTGACGAGAAAATTTTGAAATCACCTTGGACTTGGGTTTATGGAGCATTTGGTTTTGGCTTAGTCAGTTTAATTGTTGCCTATAGTTTGCTGGAACATCGGCTCACACAAAGCGCCCAAGTGGCAAGTGCTGTGCAGCAGGATTTAGCTAGTTATGGATCGACCGAGCAAATCGGCAAACTACTTTTTGAAAAATTCATCTTTCAATTCGAGATTACCTCAGTTTTACTTTTAGCTGCAATTGTTGGTGCCGTGGCACTAGCACTTGAAGCAAAGCAGGGACTACCTGCGGGACGCGGACTCAGTGCGGTTCGTAAAACAAACCATGGGAAAAAGGAGCAGCCGAGTGAATCCAGTAATCGCTAA